One part of the Pannonibacter sp. XCT-53 genome encodes these proteins:
- a CDS encoding S49 family peptidase, with translation MFQMLSSKLRALAGRSGPVIPVVRLQGVIDNGGLMRPGLNLANVATPLERAFRMKKAPAVALVVNSPGGSAVQSRLITRRIRDLAAEHGKHVLVFVEDVAASGGYMIAVAGDEIIVDPSSIVGSIGVIFSGFGFTGLIDRIGVERRVYTAGSNKSQLDPFRPENPDEIAHIRQLQLEIHEVFIDLVKERRGGRLADHPDLFTGQFWAGRAAVGLGLADREGDLRSVVREKYGARAELRLVNPPRGLFGRRNGGGVAASLLPATYADDLMAAVEARTLWSRYGL, from the coding sequence ATGTTCCAGATGTTGTCCAGCAAGCTTCGGGCCCTCGCCGGCCGGTCCGGGCCGGTCATTCCCGTCGTTCGGCTGCAGGGGGTCATCGACAACGGCGGCCTGATGCGGCCCGGCCTCAACCTGGCCAATGTCGCCACGCCCCTGGAGCGGGCGTTCCGCATGAAGAAGGCGCCGGCGGTTGCGCTGGTCGTCAACTCGCCCGGCGGGTCGGCGGTGCAGTCGCGTCTGATCACCCGCCGCATCCGCGATCTGGCGGCCGAGCATGGCAAGCACGTCCTTGTCTTCGTCGAGGATGTGGCCGCATCCGGCGGCTACATGATCGCCGTGGCGGGCGACGAGATCATCGTCGACCCCTCGTCCATCGTTGGCTCCATCGGCGTGATCTTCTCCGGCTTCGGCTTCACCGGCCTCATTGACAGGATCGGCGTCGAGCGCCGGGTCTATACGGCTGGCAGCAACAAGTCGCAGCTTGATCCCTTCCGTCCCGAGAACCCGGACGAGATCGCCCATATCAGGCAGCTGCAGCTCGAGATCCACGAGGTCTTCATCGACCTGGTGAAGGAGCGGCGCGGCGGCCGGCTCGCCGACCATCCCGACCTGTTCACCGGCCAGTTCTGGGCCGGGCGTGCGGCGGTCGGGCTCGGTCTTGCGGACCGGGAAGGGGACCTGCGCTCCGTCGTGCGCGAGAAATACGGCGCGCGTGCGGAGCTGCGGCTCGTCAATCCGCCGCGCGGCCTGTTCGGGCGTCGCAACGGCGGCGGCGTTGCGGCCTCCCTCTTGCCTGCCACCTACGCGGATGATCTGATGGCCGCTGTCGAGGCCCGTACGCTGTGGTCGCGCTACGGGCTCTGA
- the thiE gene encoding thiamine phosphate synthase, whose product MRRFDLSLYLVTDEIRRPGLEDDVIAAVRGGVTLVQLRDKSAPHAVVAEFARRLKARLDEHRVPLILNDRVEVARMIGAAGVHIGTRDMTPAEARQMLGPNAIIGVSVSEAAHLDRFDPADVDYVGIGPVHPTLTKPDHATPIGAEGLARLCAAARLPAVAIGGLTAQDAPAVRAAGAQGLAVVSAILSDGDAEQAARRLRRAWEEAASGDVARPAAE is encoded by the coding sequence ATGCGCCGCTTTGATCTTTCCCTGTATCTCGTGACCGACGAGATCCGTCGCCCCGGACTTGAGGACGACGTGATCGCGGCCGTTCGCGGGGGCGTGACGCTGGTGCAGCTGCGCGACAAGAGCGCGCCGCATGCGGTGGTGGCGGAGTTTGCCCGGCGGCTGAAGGCACGGCTGGACGAGCACCGCGTGCCGCTGATCCTGAACGACCGGGTGGAAGTGGCGCGGATGATCGGCGCCGCCGGCGTGCACATCGGCACCCGGGACATGACCCCGGCCGAAGCGCGGCAGATGCTCGGCCCGAACGCGATCATCGGCGTTTCCGTTTCGGAAGCTGCCCATCTCGACCGGTTCGACCCGGCCGATGTCGACTATGTCGGCATCGGACCCGTGCATCCGACCCTGACGAAGCCCGACCATGCGACCCCGATCGGAGCGGAGGGGCTCGCGCGGCTCTGCGCTGCGGCGCGGCTGCCGGCGGTGGCGATCGGCGGCCTGACGGCGCAGGATGCTCCGGCCGTCCGGGCCGCGGGCGCGCAGGGCCTGGCAGTGGTCTCGGCGATCCTTTCCGACGGCGACGCGGAACAGGCCGCCCGCCGGCTGCGCAGGGCGTGGGAAGAGGCTGCGTCCGGTGACGTCGCACGGCCGGCAGCGGAGTGA
- a CDS encoding methyl-accepting chemotaxis protein, whose product MIFNAKNRAQQAELEALYRSQAVIHFEPDGTILYANENFLAAMGYTLAEIKGRHHRMFCTKEHAESEAYREFWRQLAAGTFRSAQFMRVKKSGEEVWIEASYNPIFDASGKVVKIVKYATDITQQKRDAIDAACQLEAIHRSQAVIQFNMDGTIITANKNFLDVVGYRLEEIQGKHHRMFAEPAYGNSEEYREFWRRLNAGEHFVAEYKRIAKGGREFWIQASYNPILGINGRPVKVVKYASDITQQKILAADAKGQIEAIDKSQAVIEYTLDGTITTANRNFLSTFGYSLADLKGQHHRMLVRSDEAGGRDYADFWQKLARGQFEARVYRRIAKGGREIWVQGSYNPVLDASGKPFKIVCYATDITKLIQTGQIAEAVVSDTQGIASAVEELTVSIGAISKNMQLSKEAALGILNDSNKSSAAAERLGSSMKLMENVVQLINNIAGQVNLLALNATIEAARAGAAGKGFAVVAAEVKNLANQTTSATEDIAKQIQHVQDVSLTVLEGIQTIERSANSVNTYITDVANSIEEQNLVTREISVNTQKMSASVEDISRRINQISAA is encoded by the coding sequence ATGATTTTCAATGCGAAGAATCGTGCACAGCAGGCAGAACTCGAAGCCCTGTACCGCTCGCAGGCGGTCATCCATTTCGAGCCGGATGGGACCATTCTTTACGCAAACGAGAATTTCCTTGCCGCGATGGGCTATACGCTGGCCGAGATCAAGGGTCGCCATCACCGGATGTTCTGCACCAAGGAACACGCGGAAAGCGAAGCCTACCGGGAGTTCTGGCGACAACTGGCAGCCGGCACCTTCCGCTCCGCGCAGTTCATGCGCGTGAAGAAGAGCGGTGAGGAAGTCTGGATCGAGGCCTCCTACAATCCGATCTTCGACGCCTCCGGCAAGGTGGTGAAGATCGTCAAGTACGCCACGGACATCACCCAGCAGAAGCGGGATGCCATCGACGCGGCCTGCCAGCTCGAGGCGATCCACCGCTCGCAGGCGGTAATCCAGTTCAACATGGACGGCACCATCATCACCGCCAACAAGAACTTCCTCGATGTGGTCGGCTACCGGCTGGAGGAAATCCAGGGCAAGCATCACCGCATGTTCGCGGAACCGGCCTATGGCAACAGCGAGGAATACCGCGAGTTCTGGCGGCGCCTGAATGCGGGCGAGCACTTCGTCGCGGAGTACAAGCGCATCGCCAAGGGCGGGCGCGAGTTCTGGATCCAGGCCTCGTACAATCCGATCCTCGGGATCAACGGCCGCCCGGTCAAGGTGGTGAAATACGCCAGCGACATCACGCAGCAGAAGATCCTGGCCGCAGATGCCAAGGGCCAGATCGAGGCGATCGACAAGTCGCAGGCGGTCATCGAGTACACGCTCGACGGGACGATCACGACCGCCAACCGGAATTTCCTGTCGACCTTCGGCTATTCGCTCGCCGACCTGAAGGGGCAGCACCACCGCATGCTGGTGCGCAGCGACGAGGCGGGCGGGCGCGACTACGCCGACTTCTGGCAGAAGCTGGCGCGCGGCCAGTTCGAGGCCCGCGTCTACCGCCGCATTGCCAAGGGCGGGCGCGAGATCTGGGTGCAGGGCTCCTACAATCCGGTGCTGGACGCCAGCGGCAAGCCGTTCAAGATCGTCTGCTATGCGACCGACATCACCAAGCTGATCCAGACCGGCCAGATCGCCGAAGCGGTTGTCTCGGACACGCAGGGCATCGCCTCGGCCGTGGAGGAACTGACGGTGTCGATCGGCGCCATCAGCAAGAACATGCAGCTGTCGAAGGAGGCAGCGTTGGGGATCCTCAACGATTCCAACAAGTCGAGCGCGGCTGCCGAGCGCCTCGGCTCCAGCATGAAGCTGATGGAGAACGTGGTCCAGCTGATCAACAACATCGCCGGGCAGGTCAATCTGCTCGCGCTCAATGCCACGATCGAGGCCGCCCGGGCGGGCGCGGCCGGCAAGGGCTTCGCGGTCGTCGCCGCGGAGGTGAAGAACCTCGCCAACCAGACCACCAGCGCGACCGAGGACATCGCCAAGCAGATCCAGCACGTGCAGGACGTGTCGCTGACGGTGCTGGAGGGCATCCAGACGATCGAGCGCTCGGCCAACAGCGTGAACACCTACATCACCGACGTGGCCAACTCGATCGAGGAACAGAACCTCGTCACGCGCGAGATCTCGGTGAACACCCAGAAGATGTCGGCGTCCGTGGAAGACATTTCCCGCCGCATCAACCAGATCTCGGCCGCCTGA
- a CDS encoding electron transfer flavoprotein-ubiquinone oxidoreductase, with protein MAEMPELPERESMDFDVVIVGAGPAGLAAAIRLKQIALEKGEDISVVVLEKGSEVGAHILSGAVIDPIALDKLLPDWRSEDTPIKTAVTDDHFLVLGPAGGIRLPNFLMPKLMNNHGNYIVSLGNVCRWLAGKAEELGVEIYPGFAAAEVLYDDEGKVVGVATGDMGISRNGEPNHNFTRGMELRGKYVLIGEGVRGSLAKQLISKFALDRDSDVPKFGIGIKELWQIDPAKHKLGLVQHSFGWPLDMKTGGGSFLYHLEDNQVAVGFVLHLNYQNPYISPFEEFQRFKTHPAIRETFEGGKRLAYGARAITEGGYQSVPKLSFPGGLLIGCSAGFVNVPRIKGSHNAMLSGMLAAEEVMAALGRGEANSELTHFDTAWRESEIGADLKKVRNVKPLWSRFGTILGVGLGGLDMWTNELFGFSFFGTLKHGKTDAQSLKPAKDCKKIDYPKPDGVISFDKLSSVFLSNTNHEEDQPIHLRVKDAALQKASEHDVYAGPSNRYCPAGVYEWVEDGDGAPRFQINAQNCVHCKTCDIKDPNGNITWTVPEGSGGPNYPNM; from the coding sequence ATGGCGGAAATGCCTGAGCTGCCAGAGCGCGAAAGCATGGATTTCGACGTGGTGATCGTGGGAGCGGGGCCGGCCGGCCTGGCCGCCGCCATCCGCCTGAAGCAGATCGCCCTGGAGAAGGGCGAGGACATTTCCGTTGTCGTGCTGGAAAAAGGCTCGGAAGTCGGGGCGCACATCCTGTCCGGCGCCGTGATCGACCCGATCGCGCTCGACAAGCTGCTGCCGGACTGGCGCAGCGAGGACACGCCGATCAAGACGGCCGTCACCGATGACCATTTCCTCGTGCTGGGTCCTGCCGGCGGCATCCGCCTGCCGAACTTCCTCATGCCGAAGCTGATGAACAACCACGGCAACTACATTGTCTCGCTGGGCAATGTGTGCCGCTGGCTTGCCGGCAAGGCAGAAGAGCTGGGCGTGGAAATCTACCCGGGCTTTGCCGCCGCCGAAGTGCTCTATGACGACGAGGGCAAGGTGGTGGGGGTTGCCACCGGCGACATGGGCATCAGCCGCAACGGCGAGCCGAACCACAACTTCACCCGCGGCATGGAGCTGCGCGGCAAGTATGTACTGATCGGCGAAGGCGTGCGCGGCTCGCTGGCCAAGCAGCTGATTTCCAAGTTTGCCCTCGACCGGGACAGCGACGTGCCGAAATTCGGCATCGGCATCAAGGAGCTGTGGCAGATCGACCCGGCCAAGCACAAGCTGGGCCTGGTGCAGCATTCCTTCGGCTGGCCGCTGGACATGAAGACCGGCGGCGGCTCGTTCCTGTATCATCTGGAAGACAACCAGGTGGCCGTCGGCTTCGTGCTGCACCTGAACTACCAGAACCCCTACATCTCGCCCTTCGAGGAATTCCAGCGCTTCAAGACGCATCCGGCGATCCGCGAGACCTTCGAGGGCGGCAAGCGCCTTGCCTATGGTGCCCGCGCCATCACGGAAGGCGGCTACCAGTCGGTGCCGAAGCTGTCGTTCCCCGGCGGCCTCCTGATCGGCTGCTCGGCCGGCTTCGTCAACGTGCCGCGCATCAAGGGCTCGCACAACGCCATGCTGTCCGGCATGCTGGCCGCCGAAGAGGTGATGGCCGCACTCGGACGCGGTGAGGCCAACAGCGAGCTGACCCATTTCGACACCGCCTGGCGCGAGAGCGAGATCGGCGCGGACCTGAAGAAGGTGCGCAACGTCAAGCCGCTGTGGTCGCGCTTCGGCACGATCCTCGGCGTCGGCCTCGGCGGGCTCGACATGTGGACCAACGAGCTGTTCGGCTTCTCCTTCTTCGGCACGCTGAAGCACGGCAAGACCGATGCCCAGAGCCTGAAGCCGGCCAAGGATTGCAAGAAGATCGACTATCCGAAGCCGGATGGCGTCATCTCCTTCGACAAGCTGTCCTCGGTGTTCCTGTCGAACACCAACCACGAGGAAGACCAGCCGATCCATCTCAGGGTCAAGGACGCCGCGCTGCAGAAGGCGTCGGAGCACGACGTCTATGCCGGCCCGTCCAACCGCTATTGCCCGGCCGGCGTCTACGAGTGGGTCGAGGACGGCGACGGCGCGCCACGCTTCCAGATCAACGCGCAGAACTGCGTCCACTGCAAGACCTGCGACATCAAGGACCCGAACGGCAACATCACCTGGACGGTGCCGGAAGGCTCGGGCGGGCCGAACTACCCGAACATGTGA
- a CDS encoding uracil-DNA glycosylase, with amino-acid sequence MITPPPAVLTHRHMEALLEFLQGAGVDAFLDLDPVDRFAQSEQDARRAPMPPAGPRTPMGQTGHQFGHQTAPQVAALSGRGTGQGTPPPLNLPSLTASPAAPMAPASGPGPGQAVIPGEEAVRSAREAARSAATLEELKACLAAFRGCNLQLTAKSLVFSDGNPAARLMFVGEAPGSEEDATGVPFVGRSGKLLDRMLGAIGLDRTSVYIANVVPWRPPGNRTPTPQETEICRPFIARQIELVDPDVLVFLGAASAKALTGATDGIRKMRGRWMQYDTGRRKIRALATYHPAYLLRSPLEKRLAWRDFLTLRQVVAGDNHPVE; translated from the coding sequence ATGATCACGCCCCCGCCCGCCGTCCTGACCCACAGGCACATGGAGGCCTTGCTGGAGTTTCTCCAGGGGGCAGGGGTCGATGCATTCCTTGATCTGGATCCGGTCGACCGGTTTGCCCAGTCGGAGCAGGACGCGCGGCGTGCGCCGATGCCCCCTGCCGGTCCGCGCACGCCGATGGGCCAGACCGGACATCAGTTCGGACATCAGACCGCTCCCCAGGTCGCTGCCCTGTCCGGCCGGGGAACGGGGCAGGGGACGCCGCCGCCGCTCAACCTGCCGAGCCTGACCGCGTCACCGGCTGCCCCCATGGCGCCCGCATCGGGGCCCGGCCCCGGTCAGGCGGTGATCCCGGGTGAGGAGGCCGTCCGCTCTGCCCGCGAGGCGGCCCGTTCTGCCGCGACACTGGAGGAGCTGAAGGCCTGTCTCGCCGCGTTCCGGGGCTGCAATCTGCAGCTGACGGCCAAGTCCCTGGTCTTTTCCGACGGCAACCCGGCCGCCCGCCTCATGTTCGTCGGCGAGGCGCCGGGATCGGAGGAAGATGCCACCGGCGTGCCCTTCGTCGGGCGCTCCGGCAAGCTGCTGGACCGCATGCTCGGCGCCATCGGGCTGGACCGGACCTCTGTCTATATTGCCAATGTCGTGCCCTGGCGGCCGCCAGGCAACCGGACGCCGACGCCCCAGGAAACCGAGATCTGCCGACCGTTCATCGCGCGTCAGATCGAGCTGGTCGACCCGGATGTTCTGGTCTTTCTCGGGGCTGCCTCAGCAAAGGCCCTGACCGGAGCCACCGACGGCATCAGGAAGATGCGCGGACGGTGGATGCAATACGATACGGGTCGCCGCAAGATCAGGGCGCTTGCGACCTATCATCCTGCCTATCTCTTGCGCAGTCCGCTCGAGAAACGTCTGGCGTGGCGGGATTTTCTGACCCTACGTCAGGTTGTGGCGGGCGATAATCATCCGGTTGAGTAA
- a CDS encoding PilZ domain-containing protein, whose amino-acid sequence MASSAFSVHRPHAAAVPQAQPEVERVLVFDVDRLTCIEAEMSNVSQWGCRLTSDDAALLGKSIGIRVGDDPYLRAATVTSVTGTMAAVVFSAQSDAAASRRQEPRRPVSIPIVVTDREGSMRVSGRIVDASKSGCRISAPGLAKLPDEIVIRVLGMPRALVGKIMRREGDEAGVRLNWEAVRELASKTQKLARPPV is encoded by the coding sequence ATGGCGTCGAGTGCCTTTTCCGTTCACCGTCCCCATGCCGCCGCCGTGCCGCAAGCGCAGCCGGAGGTTGAGCGGGTGCTTGTCTTTGACGTGGACCGCCTCACCTGCATCGAGGCGGAGATGAGCAACGTCAGCCAGTGGGGCTGCCGCCTGACCTCGGACGACGCCGCACTTCTCGGCAAGAGCATCGGCATCAGGGTGGGCGACGATCCCTATCTGCGGGCGGCGACCGTGACGTCGGTCACCGGCACCATGGCAGCGGTCGTCTTCAGCGCCCAGAGCGATGCGGCCGCCAGCCGGCGGCAGGAGCCGCGCCGGCCCGTGTCCATTCCCATCGTTGTCACGGATCGGGAGGGCAGCATGCGCGTCTCGGGCCGCATCGTTGATGCCTCGAAGTCCGGCTGCCGGATTTCCGCGCCCGGCCTGGCGAAGCTTCCCGACGAGATCGTGATCCGTGTGCTCGGCATGCCGCGAGCGCTGGTCGGGAAGATCATGCGGCGCGAGGGCGACGAGGCTGGCGTCCGCCTGAACTGGGAGGCCGTGCGGGAGCTGGCCAGCAAGACCCAGAAACTGGCCCGTCCGCCCGTCTGA
- a CDS encoding MFS transporter — MATVHTARPNIPLIILCGCAIALLSFGPRSAMGLFFQPMTEARDWSREIFALAIAIQNLLWGAGQPIAGMMADRFGTWKTLLTGAILYAAGLVLMAEAEAPVWLHLSGGVLIGLGIAFSSFSLILAAFARTVSPAQRSLAFGVGTASGSLGQFLFAPLGIGLIETVGWHSTLLVFAGLMVLVPLLAIPLRGKADAGAYAGTAADQKLGAAIAEAFNTRGYILLTLGFFVCGFHVAFITVHLPPYLADLGLDPRWGGYAIGLIGLCNIAGSLAAGYIGGRWSKPHFLSLIYLGRAIAIAVFLMVPVSPVSVMVFAGVMGLLWLSTVPPTSGLVAVMFGPRYMATLFGFVFFSHQIGSFLGVWLGGRLYDQTGSYDAIWWMGIALGLFAAVVHWPIREQPVARLQAGA, encoded by the coding sequence ATGGCGACCGTCCACACCGCACGGCCCAACATCCCCCTCATCATCCTGTGCGGCTGCGCCATCGCCCTCTTGTCCTTCGGGCCGCGCTCCGCCATGGGCCTGTTCTTTCAGCCCATGACCGAGGCCCGGGACTGGAGCCGGGAGATCTTTGCCCTCGCGATTGCCATCCAGAACCTGCTCTGGGGCGCCGGCCAGCCGATTGCCGGCATGATGGCGGACCGTTTCGGCACCTGGAAGACGCTGCTCACCGGTGCGATCCTCTATGCAGCCGGCCTGGTCCTGATGGCCGAGGCCGAGGCTCCGGTCTGGTTGCATCTGTCCGGCGGCGTGCTCATCGGCCTTGGCATCGCCTTTTCCAGCTTCTCGCTGATCCTTGCGGCCTTTGCCCGCACGGTGTCGCCGGCGCAGCGCTCGCTGGCCTTCGGCGTCGGCACCGCGTCCGGGTCGCTCGGCCAGTTCCTCTTTGCCCCGCTCGGCATCGGCCTGATCGAGACCGTCGGCTGGCATTCGACCCTGCTGGTCTTCGCCGGGCTGATGGTGCTGGTGCCGCTGCTGGCCATTCCCCTGCGCGGCAAGGCCGATGCGGGCGCCTATGCCGGCACGGCGGCGGACCAGAAGCTTGGCGCCGCCATCGCCGAGGCCTTCAACACGCGCGGCTACATCCTGCTGACGCTGGGCTTCTTCGTCTGCGGGTTCCACGTTGCCTTCATCACGGTGCATCTGCCGCCCTATCTGGCAGATCTCGGTCTGGATCCGCGCTGGGGCGGCTACGCGATCGGGTTGATCGGGCTGTGCAACATTGCCGGCTCGCTGGCGGCTGGCTACATCGGCGGCCGCTGGTCCAAGCCGCATTTCCTGTCGCTGATCTACCTCGGCCGGGCCATTGCCATCGCCGTCTTCCTCATGGTGCCGGTCTCGCCCGTGTCGGTGATGGTCTTTGCCGGCGTCATGGGGCTCTTGTGGCTGTCGACGGTGCCGCCGACCTCGGGCCTTGTCGCCGTCATGTTCGGGCCCCGCTACATGGCCACGCTGTTCGGCTTCGTCTTCTTCTCCCACCAGATCGGCTCGTTCCTCGGTGTCTGGCTGGGGGGGCGGCTCTATGACCAGACCGGGTCCTATGATGCGATCTGGTGGATGGGCATCGCGCTTGGCCTCTTTGCCGCCGTGGTTCACTGGCCGATCCGCGAGCAGCCGGTCGCCCGCCTTCAGGCCGGAGCATGA